A window from Toxoplasma gondii ME49 chromosome IX, whole genome shotgun sequence encodes these proteins:
- a CDS encoding hypothetical protein (encoded by transcript TGME49_266675) — MLIICAVDTRWRVSSFSSMVKLLIFRCRLSPNLSAIVPLGYRALRRTQFKFSCSRSKPYILYHLLHPFTGQCNGVASHVRATPSVSRYTAPLHRWLTRTR; from the exons ATGCTGATCATATGTGCTGTTGATACTAGGTGGCGTGTGTCATCATTTTCCTCCATGGTGAAACTGCTAATTTTCCGctgccgtctgtctccgaaCTTGAGTGCTATCGTCCCATTGGGATACAGGGCCCTGCGGCGGACCCAGTTCAAGTTCTCATGctcaagatctaaaccatACATTTTGTATCATTTACTTCATCCGTTCACGGGCCAATGTAA TGGGGTTGCATCTCACGTACGAGCTACACCGAGTGTCTCCCGATACACAGCACCTCTTCATCGTTGGCTAACTCGTACCCGTTAG